The Bradyrhizobium sp. WSM471 genome includes the window AGGCGCGCGCCATCGGCGGTCGCAGCTAACTTCGCCCGGTAGAAGCCGGCCGTTGTGGGCTCGCGGTGAAGACCGATCACGAAGAGCGCGACCGCGGCGCGCTCCACCAGCGAGACATCGCCGGCGTCGATCGGCTCGAACAGCGAGAGATAGCTGTTCTGCGCGTTGTCGCGCGCCTGCAGGCGGCGCCCGCGAATGGTATCGAGCGCCGAACCCGGTTCGATCCCGGCGAGCGTATCGATGATATCCTTGGTACCCATCATTGAGCCTCGTGCAACGCGATTCCGTTCATTCCGACTAACCCGCCAGTGCCACGTCGGGTGCGGTCCGCGCCCAGCCCAGCGCCGGCGCGACCTTCTCCGCGACCAGCTCGATCGAGCGCAGGATATGGGGATGCGGGGCATCGACCGAATGCGCCTGGAAGACGAGATCGGTCACCCGCTCCAGCGTGGCGTCGGCGCGGAGCGAAGCGATGACGTCGTCGGCCGCTCCGACATGGGTGTCGAACGCCGCGATCATCTCCTCGAGCGTCTCGCCCGGCTTGGCGTGGCCGCCCTTGAGGAATTGGGGCAGCGCGCGCCGCAGCCCGATATCGGCAAGGCGCATCGCCTCAGTGCGGTCGTCGGCGACGAAGACGGTGCGCGAAGCCATGATGCGGGGCTCCCGTCCCGGCGGCAGCGCTTCGAGATAGGCATCGATCACCGGATTCTGAATCTCGGCCAGCGTTGCCTTCGGCGCCTCCTTGGTCCGAGGCTGGGTGCGCGACAGCAACAGGCCATCGCCCGCCTTGCCGGCACGCGCGCCGCCCGCCACAGAGAACGTCGCCTGCCAGATCCGGTTGTCCAATTGCGGCCGCTGCGGATAGAGCGTGTCGCCACCGTCGAGCGGCTTGCCCAGCAGCGCGGTGCGGACGATTTCCAGATTGCGCGCAAAGATCTCGTTGCGCTGGGCGCTGTCGAGGCCGAAGGCGGCAAAGGCCGAGGGATTGCCGCCGGTGCCGACACCGAGCTCGAAGCGACCGTTGCAGAGCAGATCGAGCACCGCGGCGTCCTCAGCCACGCGTACCGCATTCTCAAGCGGCAAGGTGACGATGCCGGTGCCGAGCCGGATGCGCGAGGTTTGGGCTGCGACGTAACCGAGAAAGGTGAAGGGCGACGGCAGGCCACCCTCGCGCTCGTGGAAATGGTGCTGCGCAATCCACGCGGAATCGAGGCCCGCCTTCTCGGCGCGCACGATCTGCTCAGCCGCGAAGCGATATCGGTCGGCGGGCGGGGCCTCGTCGAGCAGCCGCGTGAAAAAACCCAGGCGTTTCAGGTTTGCTAAGCGTTTCATACGACCCCTGTCGGACGAGGATGGATCCCGATGATGTCGGTTGCCGCAGCTCCAGACAAGCGGGCATTGTGCAAGGCTCATACGCAAGCCTGCCCGCCGGGATCGTCCCGAGCTGAACTTTGGTTGGGCAGATTGCCTACCAGCTCGGCAGCACCGCGCCCTTGAACTTGGTCAGGACGAACTCCTTGACCCCCGCCGTGTGGTAGCTGTCCACCAGGATCTTGACCCAGGGCCTGTCCTTGTCGGCGGCGCGAACGGCGATCAGGTTGACATAGGGCCCCTTCGGGTCCTCGCGCAGGATTGGGTCCTTGACAGGATCGAGACCCGCCTGGGTTGCGTAATTGGTGTTGATCGCGGCAGCGTCAACGTCGTCGAGCGCGCGCGGCGCCTGGGCCGCGTCGACCTCGATGAACTTCAGCTTCTTGGGATTCTCGGTGATATCGAGCACCGTCGGCTTGAAGCCCGTGCCGTCCTTCAGCTTGATCGCACCCTTGTCGCGCAGCAGCAGCAACACGCGGTCCGCCTTCTGGTTGTCCAGATAGGGCTGATTCTGGAACGAATTGGCCTGGATCTCGCCGGCATCCAGCGCGGCGTTCGGCACGACGTAGTCGGAGAATTCGATGAGCTGGATGTCGAGACCCTGCTTGGCGGCGATCGGCTTCACGGCCTCGAAGATCTGGGCCTGCGGCCCCGGCGTCACGCCGATTTTGATGGTCTCGCCTGAAGCGGCGGCCGACCAGGCGGCGAGCACGGTTGCAAGGATCAGGGGGAGGCGAAACGACATCTTGGTCTCCATGACTCGGCGGAAATGATTGGAACCGTATTCGCTTCTCCGCGGCGCGAAATCAATGAAATGGAAATCCAAATTGGTCTCCTGGCGCGGACGACGCTTCTCCGTTCGTCCGCATGTGGGGAACGAAGGCACCTGCGCAGGCGTGAGGCGCATCACGGCAAAACAGCACGGATCGTTGTCCTAGCCCGATGGAGCGAAGCGCAATCCGGGGCGCCGCCTGCGCGGCAGGACCTATCCTGGTTTGCGCTCGGCGCCATCCCGGCTTCAACCTCCGCACATTCGTCATTTCGCCGCAGGGTTTTCTGACCCTGTCGGCATTGCCGCCTCGCCCTCGATGAAACATGATGGGTCCTGGCCAGTGACGACAAGTCTGTAAAGTGGGGATCATCCGATGAACGAGAACGAAATCCGCAAGTCCATCGCGCAGGTGAAGCAGGGGACGCTGTCGCGACGCTCGTTCATGCAGACGATGGCTGCGATCGGGATCGCAGCACCGGTCGCGAGCCAGATCCTGGTCTGGAACGACGTGGCGATGGCGGATGCCACCCTGCCCTACAAGCCGACCAAGGCCGGCGGCGGCGGCCCGCTGAAGATCCTGCTCTGGCAGGCTCCGACGCTGCTCAATCCGCATTTCGCGCTCGGCACCAAGGACCAGATCGCCTCGCGCGTCTTCTTCGAGCCGCTCGCCGGCTGGGACAAGGACGGCAACCTCGTCCCCTGCCTTGCGGCCGAGGCTCCGTCCAAGCAGAACGGCGGCCTTTCGCCGGACGGCCTGAGCGTGACCTGGAAACTGAAGCAGGGCGTGAGATGGCACGACGGCAAGCCCTTCACCGCCGACGACGTCATTTTCACCTGGCAATACGCCTCGGATCTCGCCACGGCGGCGTACACCACCGGTTCATACAAGGACATCAAGGTCGAGAAGATCGACGACTACACCGTCAAGGTACTTTTCAAGGCCCCGACCCCATTCTGGGCCGACCCCTTCGTCGGTTCGGTCGGTCCGATCCTGCCCAAACATCATTTCGGCGACTATGTCGGCGCGAAGTCGCGCGAGGCGCCCGGCAATCTGAAGCCGGTCGGCACCGGTCCCTACAAATTCGTCGAGTTCAAGCCCGGGGACCTGATCCGAGCCGAACGCAATCCCGACTATCACGTCAAGAACCAGCCGCATTTCGACACGCTCGAAATCAAGGGCGGCGGCGATGCGGTGTCCGCGGCGCGCGCCGTGCTGCAGACCGGCGAATATGACTTTGCATGGAACATGCAGGTGGAGGAGGAGGTCCTCAAGCGCATGGAGGCCAGCGGCAAGGGCAAGCTCGACGTCACGCCGTCAGGCAACGTCGAGTTCATCATCCTCAACACGACGGACCCGTGGACCGAGGTGGACGGCGAGCGCTCCAGCCCCAAGACCAAGCACCCGACGCTGTCTGATCCCGCCGTTCGTCGCGCGATCAACCTGCTGATCGACCGCGAGTCGATCCAGAAGTTCATCTACGGGCGCGGCGGCGCCGCCACCGCGAGCTTCGTCAACGCACCCAAACAGTTCAAGTCGCCGAAGCTGAAATACGAGTTCGACGTCGACAAGGCCAACAAGGTCCTGGACGAAGCCGGCTGGGCCAAGGGCGCGGACGGCATCCGCGAGAAGGACGGCAAGAAGCTCAAATTCGTCTTCCAGACCTCGACCAATGCGCCGCGTCAGAAGACGCAGGCCATCATCAAGCAGGCCTGCCAGAAGGCCGGCATCGAGATCGAGATCAAGGCGGTCACGGCATCGGTATTCTTCTCTTCCGACGTCGGCAATCCCGACACCTACTCGAAGTTCTATGCGGACATGGAGATGTACAACACCACGCAGCCGCAGCCCGACCCGGAGCGCTTCCTGAACCAGTGCGTCTCCTGGGAGATCTCCAACAAGGACAACAAATGGCTCGGCCGCAACGTCTCGCGCTGGTCCGATCCCGAGGCCGACAAGGCCTACAAGGCTGCGCAGAACGAGCTCGATCCGGCCAAGCGCGCCGCGCTGCTGATCAAGGTGGACGAGACTTTTTGCGAGGCCAACGTGTTCCTGCCGCTTCTATCCCGCAACATCGTCAACGCGGGGGTCAACAACCTCATGGTCGACATGTCGGGATGGGACGTCACGACCTGGAATCTGGCGAGTTGGTACCGCAGCTGACGCCTTCCATCTCAGTGCTTGCCAGTTCAATCCTTGCCAATTCAATCCCCGCCGGCGAATTGACGGTCGAGGTTTGACGCCGTGTCGGCGCTTCTCAGCCGTTTCATGAGCTCATCCCTCTCCTTGCCGTCGGGCAACGACTCGGCCTTTTTGCGGATGGTCCTGGTGAACTCCGCAAGCCGCTCTTGAAGCGTGGTGGTTTGCTGAACGCGACGCCGCCTGAGCACGATCGGGTCTCCATGTCACGGCACCATGCGGTGCCTTTCCGGATTGCCAATGATAAGAGCGGGCGCAGCCATATCTATATCAAATGATATAGTTCAAGCCATTTGGTACCGACGCTTTGTTCACATGTGAACAGTCGGAGCCTTCAGCTGACGGTTCGGGAACGAAAAGGGCGACTGTTACATTGACGCGGCGAGACAGCACGGACGCGCCATGGGCAAGATATTGATCAGCACCGCCGTCGTAAGCCTGGCGCTCATCATTGCCTTCGCGGTCTATGTCATCACTCTGTGAATTGCCGACAGCACAAGCCAATGATGGTGCGGCTCGGGAATCACCCGCGCGCGCAGCAATCGACCAACAGGTCCCATATCCGCTGCGCCTCGCCCGATGCGCGGGTTTCCGGACCCTTC containing:
- a CDS encoding putative FMN-dependent luciferase-like monooxygenase, encoding MKRLANLKRLGFFTRLLDEAPPADRYRFAAEQIVRAEKAGLDSAWIAQHHFHEREGGLPSPFTFLGYVAAQTSRIRLGTGIVTLPLENAVRVAEDAAVLDLLCNGRFELGVGTGGNPSAFAAFGLDSAQRNEIFARNLEIVRTALLGKPLDGGDTLYPQRPQLDNRIWQATFSVAGGARAGKAGDGLLLSRTQPRTKEAPKATLAEIQNPVIDAYLEALPPGREPRIMASRTVFVADDRTEAMRLADIGLRRALPQFLKGGHAKPGETLEEMIAAFDTHVGAADDVIASLRADATLERVTDLVFQAHSVDAPHPHILRSIELVAEKVAPALGWARTAPDVALAG
- a CDS encoding MetQ/NlpA family ABC transporter substrate-binding protein, encoding METKMSFRLPLILATVLAAWSAAASGETIKIGVTPGPQAQIFEAVKPIAAKQGLDIQLIEFSDYVVPNAALDAGEIQANSFQNQPYLDNQKADRVLLLLRDKGAIKLKDGTGFKPTVLDITENPKKLKFIEVDAAQAPRALDDVDAAAINTNYATQAGLDPVKDPILREDPKGPYVNLIAVRAADKDRPWVKILVDSYHTAGVKEFVLTKFKGAVLPSW
- a CDS encoding peptide ABC transporter substrate-binding protein, with the translated sequence MNENEIRKSIAQVKQGTLSRRSFMQTMAAIGIAAPVASQILVWNDVAMADATLPYKPTKAGGGGPLKILLWQAPTLLNPHFALGTKDQIASRVFFEPLAGWDKDGNLVPCLAAEAPSKQNGGLSPDGLSVTWKLKQGVRWHDGKPFTADDVIFTWQYASDLATAAYTTGSYKDIKVEKIDDYTVKVLFKAPTPFWADPFVGSVGPILPKHHFGDYVGAKSREAPGNLKPVGTGPYKFVEFKPGDLIRAERNPDYHVKNQPHFDTLEIKGGGDAVSAARAVLQTGEYDFAWNMQVEEEVLKRMEASGKGKLDVTPSGNVEFIILNTTDPWTEVDGERSSPKTKHPTLSDPAVRRAINLLIDRESIQKFIYGRGGAATASFVNAPKQFKSPKLKYEFDVDKANKVLDEAGWAKGADGIREKDGKKLKFVFQTSTNAPRQKTQAIIKQACQKAGIEIEIKAVTASVFFSSDVGNPDTYSKFYADMEMYNTTQPQPDPERFLNQCVSWEISNKDNKWLGRNVSRWSDPEADKAYKAAQNELDPAKRAALLIKVDETFCEANVFLPLLSRNIVNAGVNNLMVDMSGWDVTTWNLASWYRS